From Acidobacteriota bacterium, one genomic window encodes:
- a CDS encoding glycosyltransferase family 2 protein — protein MNATYDLSVVISSYNRNNTVIETVESVFRSDVEGLTGVEVIVIDDGSPNPVDSALSQIVSIPFKFDLRLLTQPNRGIGATRNRGFAEARSQIVLFLDDDIIVKRDTLKQFLEAHRRHNMPVIFGSYPFISHESESLHEFARHLYGYDSIIQNEEFEEVDAITSGLLSVNKAQLPKLEKLYQDDLAIPAAEEYEIVARFHSLGIPINRARHICVIHNHHLRLGWLAEQQFKYGLGTAEAFSKYPYIVAFERFAALKSSLDSLGAFQVRSILKMTAASRIGRNCLLKYVQISDRILKSSERNFVIGLMASAFYWAGYREGLRRFAGGKR, from the coding sequence ATGAACGCAACATATGATTTGAGCGTCGTTATCTCATCATACAACCGAAATAACACGGTTATTGAAACGGTTGAAAGCGTGTTTCGGAGCGATGTCGAAGGGTTGACGGGCGTCGAAGTAATTGTAATCGACGATGGTTCCCCGAATCCGGTGGATTCCGCGCTTTCGCAAATTGTATCAATCCCATTCAAGTTTGACTTGCGATTGCTTACACAACCGAACCGCGGAATAGGCGCGACCAGGAACCGGGGTTTTGCAGAAGCCCGTTCTCAAATTGTGCTTTTCCTTGACGACGATATCATCGTGAAACGGGATACATTAAAGCAGTTTCTCGAAGCTCACAGGCGGCACAATATGCCGGTAATTTTCGGAAGTTATCCATTTATTTCCCACGAGTCTGAATCCCTGCACGAATTTGCCCGGCATTTGTACGGATATGATTCGATCATTCAGAATGAAGAATTTGAGGAGGTTGATGCGATTACCAGCGGGTTGCTTTCGGTAAACAAAGCTCAACTTCCGAAACTCGAAAAGCTGTATCAGGATGATCTTGCAATACCTGCCGCCGAGGAATATGAAATTGTAGCGCGATTCCATTCTTTGGGAATCCCGATTAATCGGGCTCGACATATTTGTGTTATACATAATCATCACCTAAGATTGGGATGGCTTGCCGAACAACAATTTAAGTACGGACTAGGTACCGCCGAGGCGTTCTCCAAATATCCTTATATTGTTGCGTTTGAACGATTTGCTGCGCTGAAGTCGAGTTTGGATTCGCTCGGAGCCTTCCAGGTAAGGAGCATCCTGAAAATGACTGCGGCTTCCAGGATAGGGAGAAATTGCCTTTTGAAATACGTCCAGATCAGTGACCGAATCCTTAAGTCTTCAGAGCGTAACTTCGTTATCGGTTTGATGGCAAGCGCGTTTTATTGGGCTGGATATCGGGAAGGATTACGTCGATTCGCTGGCGGGAAACGATGA
- a CDS encoding glycosyltransferase family 4 protein, whose protein sequence is MQYTSKRRKVVYVISQIENAIGFEWIAENLDSSRFELVFVMLNDKPSPLAIRLRKLGIRVYEEHFRTKRDLPMVLLKLINILRKERAEVIHTHMFIADIVGQAAGKLLRIKPRVYTRHSSNENRKYHRKQRIDRFVNASSSHVIAISKNVERILVSEENVSPAKIRLIHHGFDLARFDCVADEEIAGLSSKYNPKKKSPVIGVVARYSHWKGIQYAIEAFKHLIKDHPNALLILANAKKGDYKDEIASLLRTLPPDSYHEIEFEANLFALYRLFDVYLHLPIDPELEAFGQTYVESLAAGVPSVFTLSGVAPEFVRNEQNALVVEFCDSDAVYRATSRLLSNPELCQSLSNRGKTDVREMFLLAGMIRKLEELYSE, encoded by the coding sequence ATGCAATATACGAGTAAGCGGCGCAAGGTCGTTTATGTTATCTCACAGATCGAAAATGCCATTGGTTTCGAGTGGATTGCTGAAAACCTCGATTCGAGCCGCTTTGAACTGGTTTTCGTGATGCTCAATGACAAACCGTCGCCATTGGCGATCCGGCTCCGCAAACTGGGAATCAGGGTTTATGAAGAACATTTCCGAACCAAGCGTGATCTACCGATGGTTCTTTTGAAGCTCATCAATATCCTGAGAAAAGAGAGGGCCGAGGTCATACACACCCATATGTTTATCGCGGATATTGTCGGTCAAGCCGCAGGAAAATTACTCCGAATTAAACCCCGGGTCTATACTCGGCACAGTTCTAACGAGAATCGTAAGTACCACCGGAAGCAGCGAATCGACCGATTCGTTAACGCGTCAAGCTCGCACGTCATCGCCATCAGTAAGAATGTTGAGAGAATACTGGTTTCCGAGGAGAATGTGTCGCCTGCCAAGATTCGGCTAATTCATCACGGATTTGATCTCGCTCGGTTTGATTGTGTGGCCGACGAGGAGATTGCGGGCCTCTCCTCAAAATACAACCCTAAAAAGAAGAGTCCAGTTATTGGAGTTGTCGCGCGGTACTCACATTGGAAGGGAATTCAATACGCGATAGAGGCTTTCAAACACTTAATCAAAGATCATCCGAATGCGCTTCTCATATTGGCGAACGCAAAGAAAGGAGACTATAAAGATGAGATCGCAAGTCTTTTGAGAACGCTCCCGCCTGACTCCTACCATGAAATCGAATTTGAAGCCAACTTGTTTGCACTTTACCGCCTATTCGACGTTTACCTCCATTTGCCCATTGATCCTGAGCTAGAAGCCTTCGGCCAAACCTATGTCGAGTCACTGGCCGCGGGAGTTCCTTCCGTGTTTACATTATCGGGCGTTGCGCCTGAATTTGTCAGAAACGAGCAAAACGCGCTGGTCGTCGAGTTTTGCGACTCAGACGCGGTATATCGAGCAACGTCGAGACTCTTATCAAATCCTGAGCTTTGCCAATCGTTGTCAAATCGAGGAAAGACGGATGTTCGCGAAATGTTCTTACTGGCGGGTATGATACGAAAACTTGAAGAACTGTACAGCGAATAG
- a CDS encoding WxcM-like domain-containing protein encodes MEIRTVTHPKFVTRDGDGEVNGFLVPLFNEHDGFFAEGKEPRQVYLTTVLPGKIKGPHLHFVRTGFFTCIKGNVRVVLRVDGDYVVFLSGESHEYRSIEIPTGVPAAVQCLGDEEALVLNMPNPAWTAEMNDEHSADFEDFDFNQ; translated from the coding sequence ATGGAAATCAGAACCGTAACGCATCCGAAGTTCGTTACTCGCGACGGCGATGGCGAGGTAAACGGCTTCCTCGTGCCTTTATTCAATGAGCACGACGGTTTCTTTGCGGAAGGTAAGGAACCGAGACAAGTATACCTGACCACCGTTTTGCCAGGAAAGATCAAAGGACCGCATCTTCATTTCGTTCGCACTGGATTCTTCACCTGCATCAAAGGAAACGTCCGCGTAGTATTGAGAGTTGACGGCGACTACGTCGTTTTTCTTAGCGGCGAATCCCATGAATACAGGTCGATTGAGATTCCAACGGGTGTGCCTGCTGCGGTTCAGTGTTTGGGTGATGAGGAAGCGCTCGTCTTAAATATGCCGAATCCTGCGTGGACAGCCGAAATGAACGATGAGCACTCGGCAGATTTCGAAGATTTTGACTTCAATCAATAA
- a CDS encoding methyltransferase domain-containing protein, producing the protein MSTELLIQEKDYLRQRLSPLVGDSDYLHLADLAMVLKKYETADPLVILDYGCGGSPYRSFFPNADYKRADFQEIDGVDYTIESDSKIGAEDEAFDIILSTQVAEHVEDSARYFDECFRLLRVGGRLICTTHGTYPDHGCPFDFQRWTADGLKRDLERSGFAVVEVYKLTTNTRALMYLIQRYSGWFESPSFLFNLFLRPLRVLFHRAPGVWQRVADRFFPGNRVVLSETPGHEFYLGLVACAVRHRDLNVDV; encoded by the coding sequence ATGTCTACTGAACTCTTGATTCAAGAAAAAGATTATCTTCGACAGCGACTTTCACCGTTGGTCGGAGACTCGGACTATTTGCATCTTGCGGACCTTGCGATGGTTCTGAAGAAGTACGAAACTGCGGATCCATTGGTGATTCTGGATTACGGGTGTGGCGGATCGCCGTACCGGTCGTTCTTTCCAAACGCGGACTATAAACGGGCGGATTTTCAGGAGATAGACGGCGTCGATTATACAATTGAGTCGGACAGCAAGATCGGCGCCGAAGATGAAGCATTCGATATAATCCTCTCAACGCAAGTGGCCGAACATGTAGAGGATTCGGCGAGGTATTTTGATGAGTGTTTTCGTCTCTTAAGGGTTGGGGGCCGATTAATTTGCACAACACATGGCACATATCCGGATCATGGATGTCCTTTCGATTTTCAGCGGTGGACTGCGGATGGCCTAAAGCGTGACCTGGAGCGTTCTGGATTTGCGGTTGTGGAAGTGTACAAGCTAACGACAAACACACGCGCGTTGATGTATTTGATTCAACGCTATAGCGGCTGGTTCGAATCCCCGTCATTTCTGTTCAATCTCTTTCTGAGGCCACTTAGGGTTTTGTTTCATCGTGCTCCAGGAGTGTGGCAAAGGGTCGCGGATCGGTTCTTTCCGGGAAATCGGGTTGTTTTATCCGAGACACCAGGTCACGAATTTTACCTCGGACTCGTTGCTTGCGCTGTTCGGCACCGTGACCTCAACGTTGACGTATGA
- a CDS encoding DegT/DnrJ/EryC1/StrS family aminotransferase: protein MISVFGSKVGEEEIANVAAVLESQWMGFGKKVNEFEEKFSARLGIENFAMVDSGSNALYMAVTLLDLPKGSDIIVPAFTWVSCAQAILLAGHRPVFCDVELDTLNVSRRTVEEAITNKTRAIMVVHFAGKPVDMNPLLELGLPIIEDAAHAVDSKYYGKPCGAIADVGIFSFDAVKNLTTGEGGGITSKSSEMMERAKVLRYCGIGKSGFEAAAASAGKKDRWWEYNIKEPFIKMLPTNIAAAIGLAQLEKIDRLQAFREMVWRTYQSEFADVSWIVRPIDAEPHEKHSYFTYVVRVPNRDRFARHMFENGIYTTLRYHPLHLNELYKSRSVLQNSEILNEDSLSLPLHPNLTLDQVAFIIETVKKFDV, encoded by the coding sequence ATGATTTCAGTTTTTGGTTCAAAAGTAGGCGAAGAAGAAATTGCAAATGTGGCTGCTGTTCTCGAAAGCCAGTGGATGGGTTTTGGGAAGAAGGTCAACGAGTTCGAAGAGAAGTTCTCTGCGAGGCTGGGGATTGAGAATTTCGCGATGGTGGACAGCGGTTCGAACGCTCTATACATGGCCGTAACGCTGTTAGACCTACCAAAAGGTTCAGACATTATTGTTCCCGCGTTCACTTGGGTCTCGTGTGCTCAGGCGATCCTATTGGCAGGACACAGGCCCGTCTTTTGCGATGTTGAATTGGATACATTGAATGTCAGTCGCCGGACGGTTGAAGAAGCTATTACGAATAAGACCAGAGCGATTATGGTCGTCCATTTTGCGGGTAAACCAGTGGATATGAATCCGCTTTTGGAGCTTGGTTTGCCGATTATCGAAGATGCGGCCCATGCTGTTGATTCGAAGTATTACGGTAAACCTTGTGGTGCCATCGCAGATGTCGGCATTTTTAGTTTTGATGCAGTCAAGAACTTGACTACTGGCGAAGGGGGCGGAATCACCTCCAAAAGTTCAGAGATGATGGAGCGAGCAAAAGTGCTTCGTTATTGTGGCATCGGAAAATCCGGATTCGAGGCCGCCGCCGCGAGCGCGGGCAAAAAGGATCGTTGGTGGGAATACAATATTAAGGAGCCGTTTATCAAGATGCTCCCCACCAACATTGCCGCAGCAATAGGCCTCGCGCAATTAGAAAAAATCGATCGACTGCAAGCCTTCAGAGAAATGGTCTGGAGAACTTACCAGTCGGAATTCGCGGACGTTTCCTGGATCGTTCGCCCGATTGACGCGGAACCACATGAAAAGCATTCATACTTCACATATGTCGTCCGCGTTCCGAATCGCGACAGATTCGCGCGCCATATGTTCGAAAATGGGATTTACACGACCCTTCGATACCATCCTTTGCATTTGAATGAGTTGTATAAGAGCCGCAGTGTTCTTCAAAATAGCGAAATCCTTAACGAGGACTCTCTTAGTCTTCCGCTTCATCCAAATCTGACGCTTGATCAGGTTGCTTTCATCATCGAAACGGTCAAGAAATTTGACGTTTGA
- a CDS encoding glycosyltransferase has protein sequence MVKFTVSVIIPNYNYGQYLSEAIQSVLNQTYACDEIIVVDDGSTDNSLEVLRSFGREVHVIQQPNRGVGEARNAGAARATGQLIAFLDADDYWHPTKIERQVELFENDEDLGLVMCGMEEFDSSGRIIGQYLNGRNGWCAQDFLRFEPVVSGPGSTSVIRKSVFDKVGGYDARKELHPSEDWELSYRIACEARLGFIPEVLVGYRNHGRNVHLEIPRMERAMLIAFDKIYANGPNTILVLRNTAYAKLYAVLAGSYFHAGDYSSFIRTMATSLRYSPKGIVGFLSYPLRVIKRKQWLTR, from the coding sequence ATGGTCAAGTTCACAGTAAGCGTCATCATCCCGAATTACAATTACGGTCAATACCTGAGCGAAGCGATTCAGAGTGTGCTCAATCAGACGTACGCCTGTGACGAGATAATTGTTGTCGACGACGGCTCGACGGATAACAGTCTCGAGGTATTGCGAAGCTTTGGCCGGGAGGTTCATGTCATTCAACAACCGAACCGGGGTGTCGGCGAAGCAAGAAATGCCGGAGCCGCCCGCGCAACTGGCCAGCTGATTGCATTTCTGGACGCGGACGACTACTGGCACCCTACAAAAATTGAGCGGCAGGTTGAGTTGTTTGAGAACGACGAAGATTTAGGACTTGTTATGTGCGGAATGGAGGAGTTCGATTCGTCTGGGAGGATTATTGGTCAATACCTAAACGGAAGAAACGGTTGGTGTGCCCAGGATTTTCTTCGGTTCGAACCTGTCGTCTCGGGTCCGGGCAGTACTAGTGTGATCAGAAAAAGCGTCTTCGACAAGGTTGGAGGTTATGACGCACGAAAGGAACTGCATCCTTCTGAGGACTGGGAACTAAGTTATCGGATTGCATGTGAAGCGAGGCTTGGATTTATTCCTGAAGTTCTTGTCGGCTATCGGAATCACGGTCGAAACGTTCACTTGGAGATACCGCGAATGGAGCGGGCAATGTTGATCGCTTTTGACAAGATATATGCGAACGGGCCGAATACGATACTGGTCCTTAGAAATACAGCATATGCGAAGCTTTACGCTGTTCTAGCTGGAAGTTATTTTCATGCGGGAGATTACAGTTCGTTCATTCGAACAATGGCAACGAGTTTGCGGTACAGCCCGAAGGGAATTGTCGGGTTTCTTTCATACCCTTTGCGTGTAATCAAACGTAAACAATGGCTAACCAGATAG
- a CDS encoding flippase, translating to MVTKYTQKMKRVCTVDTSDGITSKVVKGSIWTLIGQILPLLTSLVSTPIVIRFLGSEAYGVLVVIGLIPAYFSFADFGMGVASTKFGSEAYGKGNRAGEAAIVWTASAVALTSSLFVAVPIFLFSDWIVSVWFNIPEQYCRISSLGVKITSVSFVFAILSGVVNTPLLARLRMDLNTLVTALPRVFMGIATPIVLYLGGFVLEAVWIAFLAAVLALVGTLFSSFRLLPEILRPRLNREMIGPMLRFGGGWLIAMIASIQLINLEKFFLPRYVSVQALAHYSIAFTFANMTTMFSWALTQSLIPAFSVMTGQKKKREFDALFERGIRLNLILLPPTVMFLFVVAKPFFTIWAGPEFGQESSLPFYVLLVGLFFNILSLVAYSTLTATGRSDLLAKLYWCELIVYAFVVIWLVRSLGIVGAALAWSLRVTIDAFITIWLAKRSAEIAFSFVAYLWNLIIGITILSPPVILAVAYDNFSLWLIPAVLGSLVGYFYFSWRRSTQRIERDWFEDKLTGLFGLPKS from the coding sequence TTGGTCACTAAATACACTCAAAAGATGAAGCGTGTCTGTACTGTCGACACGAGCGATGGGATCACATCCAAGGTCGTCAAGGGTAGCATTTGGACATTGATCGGACAGATACTGCCTCTTTTAACGTCGCTTGTTTCGACTCCAATTGTGATTCGTTTTCTGGGTTCCGAGGCTTATGGCGTTTTGGTGGTGATCGGTCTGATTCCGGCCTATTTCAGTTTTGCGGATTTCGGGATGGGCGTCGCTTCGACGAAGTTTGGTTCGGAGGCATATGGAAAGGGAAATCGAGCGGGTGAGGCGGCCATCGTATGGACCGCCAGTGCGGTGGCGCTGACATCGTCCCTGTTTGTTGCCGTTCCGATTTTCCTATTCTCAGATTGGATTGTGAGTGTCTGGTTCAATATTCCGGAGCAATACTGCCGAATCAGCAGCCTAGGAGTAAAGATAACCTCGGTCTCGTTTGTTTTTGCGATACTATCCGGAGTTGTGAACACCCCCTTGTTGGCACGACTTCGAATGGATCTAAACACTCTAGTGACTGCTTTGCCTAGGGTTTTTATGGGAATCGCGACGCCGATTGTCCTGTACCTCGGCGGGTTCGTTTTGGAGGCGGTATGGATCGCATTTCTTGCGGCAGTTCTTGCGCTCGTTGGCACACTGTTCTCGTCTTTTCGCCTATTGCCCGAGATTCTTCGACCACGGTTAAATCGCGAGATGATCGGACCGATGCTTAGGTTTGGCGGTGGGTGGTTAATCGCGATGATAGCGTCGATTCAGCTCATCAACCTTGAGAAGTTCTTCTTGCCGCGGTACGTTTCAGTGCAAGCATTGGCACATTATTCAATCGCGTTTACATTTGCAAACATGACGACTATGTTTTCCTGGGCACTCACACAGTCTTTGATTCCAGCATTCTCGGTTATGACGGGGCAGAAAAAGAAACGGGAGTTCGATGCGCTTTTTGAGCGGGGCATCAGGCTGAATCTAATCCTCTTGCCGCCGACGGTCATGTTCCTCTTTGTTGTCGCGAAGCCCTTCTTCACTATCTGGGCGGGACCGGAATTCGGCCAAGAGAGTTCGTTGCCCTTTTACGTGCTGCTCGTCGGACTTTTCTTTAATATCCTATCGTTGGTTGCGTACAGTACGTTAACGGCAACCGGGCGATCCGATCTTTTGGCGAAACTATATTGGTGCGAACTAATCGTCTATGCTTTTGTTGTCATCTGGCTGGTACGTTCTCTTGGCATCGTAGGAGCTGCTTTGGCGTGGAGCCTTCGTGTTACAATTGACGCGTTCATAACGATTTGGCTGGCAAAACGATCCGCTGAAATTGCGTTTAGTTTTGTGGCTTACTTGTGGAATCTGATTATAGGTATCACAATCCTCTCGCCTCCGGTAATACTGGCGGTGGCTTATGATAATTTCTCGCTTTGGCTTATTCCGGCCGTGTTGGGCTCGTTAGTGGGGTATTTCTACTTCTCGTGGAGGAGATCAACGCAGCGAATTGAAAGAGACTGGTTTGAGGATAAGCTGACGGGGTTGTTTGGGTTGCCGAAATCTTGA
- a CDS encoding GNAT family N-acetyltransferase encodes MDQLYDYVLFSDKKRDFRLRPVEHRDIESLRVWKNLNKRSFFLQRDIAPSEQEKWFKSFMNRQGDHMFIVEQTVDGSWEGIGCMGFRFLPEEGCTDIYNIIRSRRIDPSSFSMGDVFQTMLAFARDSFPGFPIRCKVLTSNPAIKWYESNGFSTIGGAQDYCLMQLDANRASEFTYVRNTLGDK; translated from the coding sequence ATGGACCAACTCTATGACTACGTTCTGTTTTCCGATAAGAAGCGGGATTTCCGCCTGAGGCCGGTCGAACATCGAGATATCGAATCATTGCGGGTTTGGAAGAACTTGAACAAGAGGTCGTTTTTTCTCCAGCGGGACATTGCTCCTTCGGAGCAGGAGAAATGGTTCAAATCATTCATGAATCGCCAAGGCGACCATATGTTTATCGTGGAGCAAACCGTCGACGGTTCTTGGGAAGGAATTGGTTGTATGGGGTTTCGGTTCCTTCCCGAGGAAGGTTGTACGGACATCTACAACATAATTAGATCCCGTCGAATTGACCCGAGTTCGTTTTCGATGGGCGATGTCTTTCAAACGATGTTGGCGTTTGCACGTGACAGTTTTCCCGGCTTCCCGATTCGTTGTAAGGTTCTCACAAGTAATCCAGCGATTAAGTGGTACGAATCGAATGGCTTTTCGACAATCGGCGGCGCTCAGGATTATTGCTTGATGCAACTGGACGCGAATCGGGCGTCCGAGTTTACCTATGTTAGAAATACGTTGGGAGACAAATAA
- a CDS encoding glycosyltransferase family 4 protein, with protein MKKIQLFSTLNPYPFWAGSESFWFDFISDEIVRSVVRFGVALAESPVTKSKGAELNALGVETTFYKHFNNHFIRRNVYRMLDLGRLRNSRTLPWYNTILRSQPDLVWFNVAALADLKDLSYAVDICKDLRIPYWIILQHGYEDFFLSSEQEVNLVTGVAISAQRLVFVSDRNRKSLERSIGQTLDNTFRTVNAMSETRMLKASEVAAQSLPRIEGTARFLNLGRFSPQDKAQHLLLEALAGREWEKRDWRMTFVGVSDFGKFYLERLIAYYQISPNRISIRPHTSDVFREIAESDVLLMPSRSEGMPFAMLEAMACGRPSLGTPVGGIPELVINGETGWLARSADAPGVEDALERMWEQRDRWMEYGKNAMKKIEENFCQSLSHSELLKSLRFDIGV; from the coding sequence ATGAAGAAGATTCAGCTTTTCAGCACACTCAACCCATACCCATTTTGGGCCGGTTCGGAGAGTTTTTGGTTTGATTTCATTTCAGACGAAATTGTGAGATCGGTTGTTCGGTTCGGCGTGGCGCTGGCCGAAAGTCCTGTGACAAAGTCGAAAGGAGCGGAACTGAATGCGTTGGGTGTTGAGACCACGTTTTACAAACATTTCAACAACCATTTCATCCGAAGAAACGTGTATCGAATGTTGGATCTTGGGAGACTGCGTAACTCACGCACACTGCCTTGGTACAATACTATTCTCCGGTCTCAACCGGATTTAGTTTGGTTCAACGTTGCGGCGCTTGCGGACCTGAAAGATCTTTCGTACGCTGTCGACATTTGTAAAGATCTTCGGATACCGTACTGGATCATCCTGCAACATGGCTACGAGGATTTCTTTCTTTCGTCTGAACAAGAAGTCAATCTTGTAACCGGCGTTGCTATATCTGCACAGCGCCTGGTGTTTGTTTCTGACCGTAATCGAAAATCACTTGAGAGATCTATCGGCCAAACGCTTGACAATACTTTCAGAACGGTTAACGCGATGTCGGAGACAAGAATGTTGAAGGCTAGTGAAGTTGCAGCGCAATCGCTTCCCAGAATCGAGGGGACTGCTCGCTTCTTAAATCTTGGACGATTTTCACCGCAAGATAAAGCACAGCATTTGTTGCTTGAAGCTTTGGCTGGGCGGGAATGGGAAAAGAGGGACTGGCGAATGACCTTCGTAGGGGTATCCGACTTTGGAAAATTCTATTTGGAGAGATTAATTGCTTATTACCAGATTAGCCCAAATAGAATAAGTATTAGACCTCACACGTCCGATGTTTTTCGAGAAATCGCAGAGAGCGATGTCTTGTTAATGCCATCGCGATCAGAAGGTATGCCATTTGCAATGCTGGAAGCCATGGCATGCGGGCGACCTTCGCTGGGCACACCGGTCGGTGGTATTCCAGAGTTAGTCATTAATGGGGAAACGGGTTGGCTCGCGAGGTCAGCGGACGCGCCGGGCGTCGAGGACGCGCTAGAAAGGATGTGGGAACAGCGTGACAGGTGGATGGAATATGGTAAGAATGCGATGAAGAAAATTGAGGAAAACTTCTGTCAAAGTTTGTCGCATTCCGAACTCTTGAAGAGCTTGAGATTCGATATTGGAGTATGA
- a CDS encoding glycosyltransferase, with protein MNILVNAMPKAELPKVSVCMIAYNQEKFIGQAIESILRQKTDFRFEIVIGDDDSTDGTGAICNDYAGRFPETIKYIRREPNVGMMANFVATLMACDGDYIALCEGDDYWTDERKLQIQADYLDANPDTALCCHNHFVLSNGRLCVANRETGEDLRTVTTEDYMLKPFFHTSSYFFRKAAQPQPYPDWFLDVLAGDHFLVVLLSQHGEIAYLNRLMSVFRNHGNSVSFSRNPLDIKNNFIRSLRVFDDFSNAKFQATIEFVIRKWELIYFVYEPVGYLDRVYFLLSNFGFYLSNFRQVGGIKLSMKYVLPQSLIVKIQRLLSRSRKKTNAIYE; from the coding sequence GTGAACATACTCGTCAACGCAATGCCCAAAGCCGAACTTCCAAAGGTCTCCGTATGCATGATCGCCTACAATCAAGAGAAGTTCATTGGTCAGGCAATCGAGAGCATTCTTCGCCAAAAAACAGATTTTCGTTTTGAGATAGTTATCGGAGATGACGACAGCACCGACGGGACTGGTGCAATCTGCAACGACTACGCAGGAAGATTTCCAGAAACGATCAAATACATTCGTCGTGAGCCAAATGTCGGTATGATGGCTAACTTCGTCGCGACGCTGATGGCGTGCGACGGAGATTATATTGCCCTATGCGAAGGCGACGATTATTGGACCGATGAAAGAAAACTTCAGATTCAAGCCGATTATTTGGATGCAAATCCGGACACGGCCCTTTGCTGTCACAATCATTTCGTCTTAAGCAACGGCAGGCTTTGCGTCGCAAATCGTGAAACCGGCGAAGACCTCAGAACCGTGACAACCGAGGACTATATGCTCAAGCCGTTTTTTCACACGTCAAGTTACTTCTTCCGCAAAGCAGCTCAACCGCAACCGTATCCCGACTGGTTTTTGGACGTGTTGGCCGGCGACCATTTCCTTGTTGTACTTTTATCTCAGCATGGAGAGATTGCATATTTGAATAGGCTCATGTCGGTTTTTCGCAACCATGGAAACAGTGTTTCCTTTAGCCGTAATCCTCTCGATATCAAGAATAATTTCATTCGGAGTTTACGTGTTTTCGATGATTTTTCGAACGCCAAGTTTCAAGCAACGATTGAGTTCGTGATAAGGAAATGGGAGCTGATCTACTTTGTTTACGAGCCGGTCGGTTATTTGGATCGCGTGTACTTTCTATTGAGCAACTTTGGCTTCTATCTATCGAATTTCAGACAGGTGGGGGGCATTAAGCTTTCGATGAAATACGTGCTTCCGCAGTCGCTAATCGTAAAGATTCAACGTCTACTATCGAGATCGAGGAAGAAGACAAATGCAATATACGAGTAA
- a CDS encoding glycosyltransferase family 2 protein has protein sequence MKSPSVHIIILNWNGLSDTLTCLSTVTKLAYPNFRVHVVDNGSLANQAETIKAEYPVVDVLRLDQNLGFCGGCNVGIRRALDEGAGFIMLLNNDTIVPPDLIVKLVEASGRLESVGALSPVILRYPETEKVWFSKAKWQSDWKSGVAAFSLSDDADYATLANSVPYTSEFACGCCLFVSAEVIKSVGYLDERYFAFYEEAEWCARMRRRGLLSYVIPSARVYHRVGGSTPTLVMTYLLTRNRLLWMEENLPPKQQLLSYVVMAKELVWHILNYLKLIPKRKRHLSRDYSVAFLQGNKDYFLRRFGKWGPKAERVIFK, from the coding sequence GTGAAATCGCCTTCTGTTCATATCATTATTCTTAACTGGAACGGCCTCAGCGACACCCTGACTTGTTTGTCAACGGTAACTAAGCTTGCTTACCCGAATTTCCGTGTTCACGTCGTTGACAATGGGTCTTTAGCGAATCAGGCAGAGACGATAAAAGCCGAATATCCAGTCGTAGATGTTCTGCGGCTGGATCAAAATCTCGGGTTTTGTGGGGGTTGTAACGTCGGCATCCGGCGCGCGCTTGACGAAGGTGCGGGTTTCATAATGTTGCTTAACAACGATACGATTGTCCCGCCCGACTTAATTGTTAAACTCGTCGAAGCGAGCGGGAGACTTGAGAGCGTTGGCGCATTGAGCCCTGTAATCTTGCGGTATCCAGAAACCGAAAAGGTGTGGTTTTCGAAAGCCAAATGGCAAAGCGACTGGAAAAGTGGTGTCGCCGCGTTTAGTCTGTCCGATGATGCTGATTATGCGACTTTAGCAAACTCGGTACCGTATACTTCTGAATTCGCCTGTGGATGTTGCCTGTTTGTTTCCGCGGAAGTAATAAAATCCGTAGGGTATCTTGACGAGCGGTATTTTGCGTTTTACGAAGAAGCTGAATGGTGCGCAAGGATGAGACGTCGAGGCTTACTATCCTATGTGATACCAAGTGCCCGCGTTTATCATAGAGTTGGAGGGTCAACGCCGACCTTGGTAATGACATATCTCCTCACCCGAAACCGGCTGCTTTGGATGGAGGAAAATCTGCCGCCAAAGCAGCAACTGCTTTCCTATGTTGTGATGGCCAAGGAACTTGTTTGGCACATCTTGAATTATTTGAAACTCATCCCGAAACGAAAACGACACTTATCCAGAGATTACAGCGTCGCTTTTCTGCAGGGTAACAAGGACTATTTCTTACGACGCTTTGGAAAGTGGGGTCCTAAAGCAGAACGAGTGATTTTTAAGTAG